The DNA window GTGCCAATTCTTTTGGTTAttctttaattgcatgtttggCTTTCAGCGTTACCATGCAAGAGGAGAGTGAGATTTGTGGTACAGCAACAAATAGCATCCAAGAAATTTTTGATTCAAACAGTAGTAGCCATTTGATCCAAAATAAGCGCCAAAAGCAAGATACTGATGTTGCCAGCACAAGATTCAAAGGAGTAGTCGCCCAACGAAATGGACATTGGGGAGCGCAGATATATGCCCATGATCGCATTTGGTTAGGAACTTTCAAATCTGAGATCGATGCAGCAATGGCATATGACAGTGCTGCCATCAAACTCCGTGGTGGAGACTCGTACAGAAACTTTCCATGGACAAGCATCACCAAGGAGGAGCCAAAATTTCAGAGCCAATTCAGCACACAAGCAGTTCTGAACATGATCAAGGATGGTTCCTATCCAACCAAGTTTGTTGAGTATTTGAGGGCACAATCCTTCGTGCAAAGTTTTGCGACAGTGCCTAGCAACGAAGGATTCCTGTGCAAGAAACTGTTCCACAAGGAGCTCACTCCTAGTGATGTCGGAAAACTTAACCGACTTGTCATTCCAAAGAAATACGCATTAATGTACTTCCCTCGTCTAAATTGTGATGTACAGGAGACTGATCAGGACATTGCTGGTGAAGATGATGCCGAATTGGTTTTCTTTGACACGTCAATGAGGTCTTGGAAATTTCGATACTGTTATTGGAAGAGTAGCCAGAGCTTTGTCTTCACCCGAGGGTGGAATAAATTTGTCAGGGACAAAGGATTGAGGGCAAAAGACCTGGTTATTTTCTCACAGTGTGAGTTCAGAGATGGATCAGATGAGCTTCAATCTGTGCTCATGATTGATGGTGGATTTCATGAGAGTTTTGATGGTGCCTTGATGACAAATTCATCTAAGGGAGAGAATAATCTTCCAGAGATGGAACAAAATGGTTCGGTAAAGGGGGGACTAAAGCTATTTGGTGTGCAAATCATCTGAGAAACAGTCTACAACTTGAAGCAGTAGAAGAGTCTACAACTGAATTTTTCTAATTGCTTATTGCTTGATGGAATAGCTTTTgtgatagttttttttttttgtttaacttttATTAGGTTTCTTGACCATTAACTGGCTAATTTCTCTGAAACAATATTGTTGACAAATAGGCCATTATCTCTCATATATAATGATAATTTTCTTCATGATATTTGGTGTTTATAATGATATGTAACCCAGTCTATCAAAATATcctattgcttttttttttattttaaaaataatatgtGTTTAAATTGGATATCTAGATTAATTAAATTTTCTCTTATCACGAGATGTATATGTTGTTATATATAAAGATTGTGATTAATTGTTAGTCGTGAAACTAAAAGGGATAGAGTACAATAGAAATAGAGGTTAATTAACATGTTGCCATTCTTGCACTAGGATTACAATGTTGTCATACTTTTCCAACATTGTTGGAAgctttaaaaataaaattttaaactatcCATGCTGTTAAAATCAATACTTGTATGTGGATTAATACTAGATCGGATTCAAGTTCAATCTCTTTAGTGGATACTATTTTTGCATTAATAGAACCTATAGCAACCTAAAAGAATTTTGAACTCTATATATAAACAAGCATAGAGACATGAAAGAGCAAAATTGGattacaatttccaaacttGCATAATTAATCAACTGAAAAAACCCATGAAAAAAAATGTACTTTATACCACTTCTCCATGAGAAAGATTTCTACATCTACAGAATTCTCACTTGTTTTGCCTCTTCCATGATTTGCCTGAGCACAATAAGGTTTCACATCAACTTCTAATTTGTTGCTCTATTTCTCATCCTGGATATAAAAAGAACCGATTTGCATGTGTAATACACTAAacaggcttttttttttttgtcagcaacgatacatttgtataacctactctattTAGGAGGCTGTGGTAGGGGGCTAGTGGATATACAGATCCAACTAGATCAAGGGAGTGTTCTGACACAacccttagatttttttcgctgcAGGTGATGGTTCAACCCTCACCTACAGGGCggccactgagccattggcccaGTGGTTAATACACTAAACaggcttgaaagcaaaaatAATCAAGAAGACTTCTCCTAGATCCATAATTTTCTTTGGGGCTCCAGGTATAATGGAAAAATTgtagataaaaaataaaaatctaagCTCACAACCAAGATGGGTTTAAGTTGGATTTGGGCAAAACCCAGCCTATCCACAAGCCTACATGGAAGGAACTTGGAGAGAAAAATATTTAAGCTTAAGAGtgatttgaacaaaattttgttATTGCCAACTTATTTTGGGTGGTGTTACTATCACAACTTGAATTTTATTTCCACaattattataaaataaaatagtaaaattgCCCTTCAAAATTCAAATGCATTTAGACTCGGATAGaggcagtttttttttttttttatttttaacaagAACTGCTTGGAATAAAAATTCGGCTGTGACAATATATTATTTGCCTCTTTTTCCTTGTCAAACTGTGGTTTGGTTCAAGCCAGCATTAGGCAAGTTTACAAAACACAAATCCTAAACTATTGTATCAAGCTAATAATTGAACTATTATTTGACGTAGTCAATTAACTATTCATTCTCTATCTTCTCTCTTTTGTCAGCtttagaaaaagaagaaaacaaaattctaTTATTCTCTAAGGTCAAACTATGGACATCAATCATATTTCAAAACTTAAACCGGCATCATAATTCAAACAACATTTTTATGAAATGTCCATTCTACACTTTGCAAAGAGACTGCTGcctaaaaatttaaaattagctATTCTACGACGTGTACAATATACAAAGTGCATGCAATTTGATTTTCAACAAGTTTTGCTTGATAATCTACCCCTTGGCTGTTCAATTATATACAACCTTTCTTGGTtatcccacaaaaaaaaaaaaaaatctaaacctATTTAGGGAGGCAGAGAAGCTTTCAAAGAGGAGTAAGAAGTGAAAATTAAAGTCTTTGCAATGACTGAGTAGAGGGGACAATGGAGACCAAGGAAATTCAGTAGATGATCAGGTCAGTCCCCTCCCCTACGCCACTGGCTGTCAACAAAGGGAAAGAAAACCCTCAATTGTCGTTTGTTTGTCTTGTCATTTGAACCCAATTCACACGTTTCAAGTCAACTCCACTATGCTCAATCCTTTTTGCGTATGTGCGAGTGCAATTTTCGTGATTAGTGTTAGACTACACTAGACCAAATTGCAAGGAGTTTGACAAGTACATCTAACAAAATACCAAAGACTTTTTCATTCTAATTAGTTGACCTGACGTGATATTCCACTAACCAAGAAGATATCATTATGCGAGTCAAGCTCTCTTGTTCTATATTCCACATTCCACACAGTCAAGTTCTCTTCTTGATGCTTTTAAAAGGAGCGAATGCCAAGCCAGGGAATCACACCATTTTCAAAACAATGGGTTGCTCTTTCTCTTGCGATTCTTCATCTGTATGCAAAAATGTAAGGGTGGTACACTTGAATGGTCATGTAGAGGAGTTTGATTATCCTGTTTCAGTCAGTGAAGTCACAGCCAAAGAGCCAAAGCACTTTGTATGCACTTGTACTCAGCTTCTTTCCACTAGCTCGAAGCCTCTCATGACTAATGGTTTCTTGGAACCAGGGAAGATTTATTTCTTGTTACCATATTCCGTATTTCAGTCCAATATGTCTCCTGTTGAATTGGCTTCTCTAGCTAGGAAGCTGACTAACATTGGAAAAAGTTGTCAGTCCAAAGCTAACTCAGGGCACAGAAGTTCATTGATTGGATTAAATGGTGGTAGTCCAGCTTGCAGATCACCAGCAAGATCACCAGCAAGTAGTCCTGGCCGGTTCCCAGATGTAAATTTGAGGGTGGAAACAGAAAATTGTTTTACAGACCTGCTGATGTCACCTAAGTCACGGTCATGGAAGCCGATTTTAGCCACAATCAGGGAAAGGTCATTTAATCAGAGAAGTGAATCAAATTTACAGGAAGATAGTTAATGGCATGTTTACTGGATATAGTCAGTCATTGTACTGGATTAGGGCGTTAATTGGACACAAAGGATCATTAGGACGGGACCATTGCAGCAATTGGCCGGTGCGATGATCATTGGATTTTGAAGTTTTCTTATTGAACATCCTATCCTATTGTCCTATTATGTAAATAGCAGAAAtctactgtttttttttttttggggggctTCTTACTCATTTTTGCTTGCCACTGCTACAATGGCTTAATATTATCTATGCTATGGCTGGAGAGCAAGGATGGCTCTGTCCATAATGTAATCAGTGTCAGCGAGAATGTCCCCTTTGTTGTGCAAACTTATTCTAATCTTTCATGGAATTTCAATTTACAAAATAATACTCAGTTCAGAGATGGAATAGGATTACAGTTTGAAGAATTAACAAATCAGTCTTCTCTGAGAAGAAAAACAACTAATAACCTTGATTCTGCTTAAGTTCCTAAGTGAATTATTCTGTTGCATTGTCATTTCTGTGCTAATCCTACAGCTTGATATCTAGGCAAATGGCAAAGGGGATTGTGAAGGCTTCATTTTTTGTGCAAGTGTAGATGAAACTAGCCTAGTTCAGGTTTCAAATGGATTAAAAGGGGGCAACAATTGGTGCCGGTGGAACTGATTTATGAATTGGTAAGCAGTCCCACCCACTCTCCTTGCTGTAGGATACTGTAAAATGCTTGGGAAcccaattttgtccttttgaCTTTCTCTCCTTtacttgctctctctctctttcctcaATAGCACTTTTTGCTTCCTTTGCTTTGTCCCAGGACTTATTTAGGATGGCCTGGCTCACATCAGCCCATACAACTGCGGATTCAGTTGGCCAAATACCCTGTTGCACAACATAACAGCAATCAAGAACCAAAATACACACATCAGAAGGCTAAAATGCATCTTCTGGAGTATTATTTTTTATCCATACTTGCAAAGGTTACATAAAATAAAGTGCAAACTTTTTAAACTTAACAGAGATTTCTCTGAAGTTTGAGATTAGCACTACTGCTAGAAAGATTCTGGATACCTGTGAATCCTTAACTATGGGAGTCTTCACTCCTGAAAGGGCTTCTTTTGCATCGTAAATGATCTTGGATTTTCCAGTATTAAGGTCCTTGGCTGTGACAGTTCTGCACATTCAATTAGTGAAATTACTTCAGTCAAAATTGTAAGATAACATGTTGTGACACCAATGGGATTCTTTTATCACCCTAGTTGATCTCAATAGTTTCAACCAAATATAGGTTCTATATGTGCCAAGTTAAGAACCAAGCAAGCCATGTCAA is part of the Coffea eugenioides isolate CCC68of chromosome 6, Ceug_1.0, whole genome shotgun sequence genome and encodes:
- the LOC113774266 gene encoding AP2/ERF and B3 domain-containing transcription factor At1g51120-like — its product is MAIIEVASVTMQEESEICGTATNSIQEIFDSNSSSHLIQNKRQKQDTDVASTRFKGVVAQRNGHWGAQIYAHDRIWLGTFKSEIDAAMAYDSAAIKLRGGDSYRNFPWTSITKEEPKFQSQFSTQAVLNMIKDGSYPTKFVEYLRAQSFVQSFATVPSNEGFLCKKLFHKELTPSDVGKLNRLVIPKKYALMYFPRLNCDVQETDQDIAGEDDAELVFFDTSMRSWKFRYCYWKSSQSFVFTRGWNKFVRDKGLRAKDLVIFSQCEFRDGSDELQSVLMIDGGFHESFDGALMTNSSKGENNLPEMEQNGSVKGGLKLFGVQII